The Armatimonadota bacterium region GCCACGTGAGCCTGTACGACGCAGCGAGGACGCACGAGGTCATCTACGCCATCGACGAATCGGCGGCGACGGGCAAACCGGTGAAAGTTCGCTACGAGGCATCGGCGTTGTAGGTGGTGAGGAGGGTGGAGCAAGAGCGCGTCAATCAGGTTCTGCGCTCGCTGGCGCAACGGTATGCAGAGGTCGCGCGGCAGGTGCTGGGCGAGAACCTGACCTCCGTCGTGCTGTATGGCTCGGTGGCGCGAGGGGAAGCAACATGCGGCTCCGACATCGACCTGCTGGTTATCTGCCGCGATTTGCCCAGGGGCATCTTCGCCAGACAGAGCGTGCTGGAGCCCATCCGGGAGCAGCTGCAGCCAGAACTGGATGTTCTCTGGGCACAGGGGTGCTACTCTGATTTTTCAGAACTGCTGAAAACGGAGCAGGAAGCCCAGTACACCATTCCGCCGTACCTGGACATGACGGAGGACGCGCTCTTGCTGTATGACCGCGACGGCTTCTTCCACAACATCCTGCAACGCCTGAGAACGCGCCTTGCAGAGCTGGGAGCCCAGCGCAAGAGACTGGGCAAGCTGCGCTACTGGGACCTCAAGCCCGACTTCCAGCCCGGGGAGGTGATCGAGTTGTGAGCAACCATACCACTGCGCGCGCCAATCTGCAAAGAGCTGGGAAGATACTGGAAGAAGCGCGTCACCTGTGCGAGCAGAGGGTGTGGAACCTGGTGGTGCGCCGTTGCCAGGAGGTGGTGGAACTGGCTCTGAAGGCAGCGCTGTGGTGGGCTGGAGTAGAGGTGCCGCGTCTCCATGACGTGGGGGCGATACTGCGACAGTATGCCGCACGATTCCCTGAACACTTTGCAGAACAGATTCCGCGAATGGCTTCTATTTCGCGTTCGTTAGGGGCGGAACGCGAACGCAGCTTCTATGGGGACGAAGTACTTCGCCTGCCCCCAGAAGAGCTGTACTTTGAGCACGACGCGCAAGATGCTCTGGAGAAGGCAGAGTTTGTCCTGCAAACCTGCCGCCAGCTTATCGAAGAGACAGAGTAACATGAGGGAGGTCTTTTCCATGCGTGTTTTAGCGGTAGGTGCACATCCAGACGATATCGAGATTCTGTGCGCGGGCAAGCTGCTGCGCTACCGGCAGCAGGGGCATTTCGCGCTGTGCTGTTTGGGGCGTTACTTGAAAAGCCTTTCAGTTTATGCTATGGTACGCCTGAATGGAGATAGCGTGGCAATAGGGTGAGGCGTATGCACAAGCAGTGGATTGTTTCCGACCCAAAGATAATGATGGGCAAACCGGTCATCGCTGGCACGCGGATTACGGTGGAACTCATTCTGGAGAAGCTGGCGGAGGGTGAAAGTGTAGAACAAATCCTGGAGGCGCATCCCCAACTGACTCGTGAAGCGGTTCTCGCGGCGATAGCGTATGCTCGTGACGTGCTGCGTGCCGATGTGGTTTATCCTCTTACAGAGACCGTTGCATGAACTTACTGGCTGATGAAAGTGTAGACCGCCCTATCGTGGAGCGTCTGAGGGAAGACGGACATCATGTCGTATCCGTCGCAGAGGTAGCACCTGGCGTGGATGACCATACTGTGCTCCATATGGCGAACCGGGAACCTGCTTTGCTGCTGACAGCTGATAAGGACTTTGGGGAGTTGGTCTACCGCTTGCGACTGCATACGTATGGTGTGGTGCTGGTGCGTCTCTCAGGAGTGCCACTAGCGCGAAAAGCAGAGATTGTCTCAGAAGCTATGAGAAAGCACCAGGCGGAGATGGTTCGTGCCTTTACCGTAATCACTGCCAGTATGGTTCGCATACGACGTGGGGATTGAGGGGGAGGATCGTGTGGATCTTGGTGGGCATATCAGGTCAGATTCTTTCCCTCGCTTGGGGGGGTGAGGCTCTTGCTACTAAACTCTTCGTGTCCTTTGGAGGGCGTGCCAGCACCCGAAGTCATCCCCTTGCTGATGTGTGTCATTGCGAGCAACGCAGGAGCAAAGCAATCTCCAACTGCGTCACTCTTGACATAACTCAAGGGAGGTCTTTTCTATGCGTGTTTTAGCGGTAGGCGCACATCCAGACGACATCGAGATTCTGTGCGCGGGCACGCTGCTGCGCTACCGGCAGCAGGGGCACGAGGTGGTCCTCTGCGTCGCCACCAACGGCGAGCAGGGGCATTTCGTGCTGAAACCGGAAGAGCTGCGTCAAATCCGCCATCAGGAGGCGAAAGCGTCCGCCGACCTGTGCGGGGCGGAGCTCATCTGGATGGACATCCCCGACGAGTTCATCTATCACGACCACGCCACGCGCATGGCATTTATCGAGATGGTGCGCCAGGCGCGCCCTGATGTGGTCATCACGCACAACCCGGACGACTATCACATGGACCATCGCGTGGTATCGGAACTGGTGTTCGTGAGCACCTTCATGGCGACGCTGCCCCATGTGGAGACCGAAAGCCCACCTACGCCGCGTCTGCCCGTTATCTACTACATGGACAGCCTGGCGGGAGCGAGCTTCATCCCCACCGAATACGTGGACATCACATCCGTGATCGAGCAGAAAATCGCCATGATGGAATGCCATCAAAGCCAGGTGAAGTGGCTGAAGGAGCACGATAACATCGACATTACCGACTTCATCCGCGTGATGGGACGCTTTCGTGGGCTGAGCGCGGGCGTGATGTACGCTGAAGGTTTCCGCAGGCTGGAGGCATGGGGCAGGGGCACCGTGACGCGGCTGCTACCGTGAGCCGATGGACAACAATGTCGACAGACGTGGCTTGCGATCCCTTATTGTCGCGATAGCGTATGTCCGTGATGTTCTACGCACCGATGTAGTGTACCGCATTGTGGTTTGTCCATCGTGATGCTTACCATCCCTTTGGAGAGGCTCCTGCCGAGCCATCGGTATCATTGCTCTATCTACCTAACCCCCTGTCCCCCTTCCCTGTGAGGGAAGGGGGACAACAGCACCCCTCTCCTCGTAGGAGAGGGGCTGGGGGAGAGGTCTAACCCCTCTTGCGCCGTACCAGCCCGCCGACTGCTGCCAGCCCTAAGCCGAACAGCGCCATCGTCGCAGGCTCGGGGACGACTTCGAAGTTGGTAGTAACCAGCGGCCCCTGTCGAATTGATAGGAAATGTTGTCTACCGCTTTGCAGAAGGACCCGCAAAATAATTCGGTTGCGAGCGGTGAAAGGGGCGGTGCTTGTTTTCCATTTGCTTTTTCTGCGTGAAACGGGCAAGCAGGAAACGCTACCTCCTGTGCCGAAATCACCGGCGGGCTGATGTGCGAAAAAGGGAAACCCCTTCACACACGCCTCAGGTTATGTTATCATAAGGTAAAGCCAAACGCCGGAGAAGGTGACGAACATGAAGGTGCGTTTCATGCGGGCGTGGATGCCCCTGCTGTGGTGGGCAATACTCGCTGCGGCGGCATGGAGCCAGCCCTCGGTGGCCCCGGAAGTCGCAGATGCCTATAAGCGTCTGGCAGGAGCGGTCTCTTCCGAAAGAATCCGCCAGACGGTATATCAGCTCTCTTCCTATCCTTCTCGTGTCGCTGGCTATCCGGGCTCGGAAGAGGCGGCGAAGTGGATCGAGGAGCAGTTCCGCCAGATCGGACTGCAGCGGGTGAGTACGGAGGAATTCACGGTCACCGTTCCCGTGGACAAAGGGGCGAAACTGCGCGTGGGCAACCGCGAGTTCCCGCTCTACGCGATGTGGCCCAACCTGGTGCGCACCTCGCAACTGCCACCGGAGGGCATCACGGGTCCCATCATCTACGCACGCGACGGCAAACTGCCCAACTTCAGCGGGAAGAACGTGGAAGGCAGTATCGTGCTGGTGGACTTCAACTGTGGCACCGACTGGCTAAACGCACCGCGCCTGGGCGCCAAGGCGGTTATCTTCATCGAACCGAACGCCACCATGCGCGGCGAAGCGGAGTCCAAGTTTATCGGCATTCCGGTCACCGTGCCACGATTTTATATCCGCAAGAGCGACGCTGCGCCACTGCTTGCGCTTACCGCCGAACAGCGCGAGGTAAAAGGCACTCTGTTCTGTAACATGCCCTGGGAGCGGCGTACCACGCGCAATATTATAGGCTGGCTGGAAGGCACGGACCCCAAGTTCAAGAACCAGATTATCGTCATCTCCGCATACTACGACGCCATGTCCGTCGTGCCTGCGCTCGCGCCGGGCGCGGAGAGCGCATGTGGTCTTGCCGGGCTGCTGGAGGTCGCTCGCGCCTACAAAGCCAATCCGCCCAAACGCACCATCCTGTTCATCGCCACCAGCGCGCACTTCCTCTCCCTGCAGGGGGTGCGCGAGTGGATGGACCGGCACATGTTCGAACTGGAGCGACCGAACGTCGGTCAGCGTCTGGTGAACTCGCTGATAGGGGCGGTCGGTATCAAACCGAAGCAGAAGAAACTGCTGGACATCTACCTCTTCCTGTCGCTGGACCTTTCCAGCAAGTCGCGGCAGGTTGGGCTGTTCTATAAAGGCTATTTCTACGACATGCGCGAGGACGTGCAGAACCGCTTCTCGGACACCGCGCGCATCTGCCGTGAGAACGCCGAGAAGGTGGGTTATATCCTTGGCTTTGACCACAAGAAGGCGTTCGCCGATGGCGTGAACCCGGTGGAGGGCAAGAACTGGCGCAACTACCTGCCGGGCAAGTTCGCCTTCGACGCGGAGGTGGTCACGCTGTCGGGCGCGAACGGCATGACCTTCTG contains the following coding sequences:
- a CDS encoding DNA polymerase, yielding MEQERVNQVLRSLAQRYAEVARQVLGENLTSVVLYGSVARGEATCGSDIDLLVICRDLPRGIFARQSVLEPIREQLQPELDVLWAQGCYSDFSELLKTEQEAQYTIPPYLDMTEDALLLYDRDGFFHNILQRLRTRLAELGAQRKRLGKLRYWDLKPDFQPGEVIEL
- a CDS encoding GlcNAc-PI de-N-acetylase → MRVLAVGAHPDDIEILCAGTLLRYRQQGHEVVLCVATNGEQGHFVLKPEELRQIRHQEAKASADLCGAELIWMDIPDEFIYHDHATRMAFIEMVRQARPDVVITHNPDDYHMDHRVVSELVFVSTFMATLPHVETESPPTPRLPVIYYMDSLAGASFIPTEYVDITSVIEQKIAMMECHQSQVKWLKEHDNIDITDFIRVMGRFRGLSAGVMYAEGFRRLEAWGRGTVTRLLP